One region of Chryseobacterium muglaense genomic DNA includes:
- the spt gene encoding serine palmitoyltransferase, whose protein sequence is MANFLNDKVSRYTISRNLKDKGIYPYFRSISSAQDTEVTIDGANMLMFGSNSYLGLTNHPYIKEAMITAVEKYGSGCAGSRFLNGTLDIHVELEERLAKFVGKEAALVFSTGFQVNQGVISAIAGRNDYLLLDEYNHASIIDGSRLSFAKTLKYRHNDMADLEENLKKIPADALKIIVTDGVFSMEGDIAKLDEIVQLSEKYNASIMIDDAHGLGVLGPKGEGTSEHFNVTDKVDLIMGTFSKSLASLGGFIAGNNNVIEYIKHHARSLMFSASMTPSSAAATIAALDLIESEPEHLQKLWDNTFYAKKLIQEAGLEIGDTESPIIPIYIRDNEHTFLVSKILHENGVFVNPVVSPAVPFEDSLIRFSLMATHTHEQIKIAVEKIVNAVSTVRNSMSSSISN, encoded by the coding sequence GTGGCAAATTTTTTAAATGATAAAGTGAGTAGATATACGATCTCACGAAATCTAAAAGACAAAGGTATATATCCTTATTTCAGATCAATTTCTTCTGCTCAAGATACAGAAGTTACTATTGATGGAGCAAATATGCTGATGTTCGGATCCAACTCTTATTTAGGGTTGACCAATCATCCGTACATAAAAGAAGCGATGATAACTGCCGTTGAAAAATACGGGAGCGGTTGTGCCGGATCAAGATTCCTGAACGGAACTCTTGATATTCACGTAGAACTAGAAGAAAGGTTGGCTAAATTCGTTGGGAAAGAGGCCGCTTTGGTTTTCAGTACAGGTTTTCAGGTGAACCAAGGCGTAATTTCTGCAATCGCCGGAAGAAATGATTACCTGCTTCTGGATGAATACAATCACGCTTCTATTATTGACGGATCTCGTCTTTCATTTGCCAAGACTTTAAAATATAGGCATAATGATATGGCTGATCTTGAAGAAAATCTCAAGAAAATTCCCGCAGATGCTTTAAAAATTATCGTAACCGATGGTGTTTTCAGTATGGAAGGTGACATTGCTAAACTGGACGAAATCGTTCAGCTCTCGGAAAAATACAATGCTTCGATAATGATAGATGATGCGCACGGTTTAGGCGTTTTGGGACCAAAAGGTGAAGGAACTTCAGAACATTTCAATGTAACTGATAAGGTAGATCTCATTATGGGAACTTTCAGTAAATCTTTGGCATCATTGGGCGGATTTATTGCAGGAAACAACAATGTGATAGAATACATCAAACACCATGCAAGATCATTGATGTTCAGTGCAAGTATGACTCCGTCTTCTGCAGCGGCAACCATAGCTGCTTTGGATTTGATAGAATCAGAACCTGAACATCTTCAAAAATTGTGGGATAATACATTCTATGCAAAAAAATTGATACAAGAAGCAGGTTTGGAGATCGGAGATACAGAAAGTCCCATCATTCCTATCTATATCAGAGATAACGAACACACCTTTTTGGTCTCAAAAATATTACACGAAAATGGCGTTTTTGTAAATCCTGTGGTTTCTCCGGCTGTTCCATTTGAAGACAGCCTTATTCGTTTTTCCTTAATGGCAACGCATACTCATGAGCAGATAAAAATTGCGGTGGAAAAAATTGTAAATGCTGTTTCAACGGTAAGAAACTCAATGTCTAGCTCAATATCAAACTGA
- a CDS encoding NAD-dependent epimerase/dehydratase family protein: protein MKKKILITGANGFVGYHLLKAALREGFEVFAGIREGSDFAHLKNLDVQYSYLKYSDTNSLKKDFENKKYDYIIHAAGITKAANYETYERINADYTWNIAKAAETINPKKIIFISSLAALGPAKYDENEGLQENRNPKPVTNYGKSKLVAEQHIKKSSDLNWMIIRPTAVYGPREKDLLLIIKMINKGIEVYLGKNKQILSFIYVEDLADVAIKACLSEKVRECYNISDGHQYDTQKLSEIVSKELKKKTFKITIPISIIRVLANVMEEFSRGKPSILNKDKVRELIAENWHCSIEKAQQELGFEPQSNLEKGMKNTIEWYKNNKWI from the coding sequence GTGAAAAAGAAAATTCTGATCACCGGAGCCAACGGATTTGTGGGTTATCATCTATTGAAAGCAGCTTTGAGAGAAGGGTTTGAAGTGTTTGCAGGGATAAGAGAAGGAAGTGATTTTGCGCATTTGAAAAATCTGGATGTTCAATATTCTTACTTAAAATATTCGGATACCAATTCATTAAAAAAGGATTTTGAAAATAAAAAATACGATTACATCATTCACGCAGCAGGAATTACGAAAGCCGCAAATTATGAAACTTATGAACGGATAAATGCCGATTACACTTGGAATATTGCTAAAGCAGCAGAAACCATTAATCCAAAAAAAATAATTTTTATCAGCAGTCTCGCAGCTTTAGGGCCAGCAAAATATGATGAAAACGAGGGTTTGCAAGAAAATAGAAACCCGAAACCAGTGACGAATTATGGCAAGAGCAAATTAGTAGCAGAACAGCACATTAAAAAAAGTTCTGATTTAAACTGGATGATTATCCGTCCTACAGCAGTTTACGGACCAAGAGAAAAAGATTTATTGCTCATCATTAAAATGATCAATAAAGGGATTGAAGTTTATTTGGGAAAAAACAAACAGATTTTAAGTTTCATTTATGTAGAAGATCTAGCTGATGTTGCTATCAAAGCGTGCCTGTCAGAAAAAGTAAGAGAATGCTATAATATTTCGGATGGTCATCAATATGATACCCAAAAACTTTCAGAAATCGTCAGTAAAGAATTAAAGAAGAAGACTTTTAAAATCACAATTCCCATTTCAATTATACGGGTTTTGGCCAATGTGATGGAAGAGTTCAGCAGAGGAAAACCCTCAATTTTAAATAAAGACAAAGTGAGGGAACTCATCGCCGAAAATTGGCATTGCAGCATCGAAAAAGCGCAGCAAGAATTGGGATTCGAACCTCAAAG